In Zingiber officinale cultivar Zhangliang chromosome 6A, Zo_v1.1, whole genome shotgun sequence, a single genomic region encodes these proteins:
- the LOC121997656 gene encoding dual specificity protein phosphatase PHS1-like isoform X2: MAEEERKEENPCPPIITPKESDGEKEYSLSSRVSMFGFREVDSSGCVFYLFASCVKVISLLWGDLTGSAQAFERWVALVRNRSGKFRPSGFPHRHSKFEATPGGRFSFDHDQSTKTPHMRELSHNLVNAETCVQSPEMSLWERLGNASNLDIESNDFSWDALSSLHHTEHTSSSEHSEDEMNKAMEVTVNSGGVVFFALFNRTADSSLNEAAAVIKIASSRLATQSERLGYEFAKWIGVGTPQARVIHNSSPEWHQIKVATENARDAAVAAGDEVGELTCSELLEALELSRCLFLMNYVHGSPLLESSNVFQMREAALKAAGALGRVLMLDLVLRNEDRLPSRQLGWRGNYANLLIADKVTRFLQRERRSNSTSGISEPPCQSLDEVNEVGERSLKKEIVNDDRKSEFHVVAIDSGVPRRPPAGKRAKDQERYPKLVELLLNSFEYSSSLLYELSGGRLGHPGPDEGGSQNDSCSSLDDRDTEAAVHEFRGGFRAALRDLQSIHVFLLTLYQKLDGLLRVYLSIISKSSGESERDETGTLDSPSHLSGFALGTPSPAIKHQIVNDVELNDPLMQKSTPKSSPPGSRGSPESASPISRDWNGRNFKGSEESRGLRLTMKLRDFHKLGKVDAELNKEIDQWNGLLRTDVVKFCQEKNFNTGFFEGNDNNIVVDAYELKVRLEHILERIALISDAASTERPSLVTSNLFVGGALAARSKYTLQHLGITHILCLCSNEIGQSDSQYPDLFQYKNFSISDEEDTDISNIFEEASDYIDYVERYGGKVLVHCFEGKSRSATVVLSYLMLRKGYTLSEAWSKLKRVHKRAQPNDGFAKILLDLDRRIHGKISMNWQHKRPVMKVCPICGKNAGLSTSSLKLHLQKIHRSISTGSVDSAVMIEIQKAVEALKISRGNNISPNRKQFTDRL, encoded by the exons ATGGCAGAAGAGGAGCGAAAGGAGGAAAACCCTTGCCCTCCCatcataaccccaaag GAAAGCGACGGGGAGAAAGAATACTCGCTCTCTTCTCGAGTAAGCATGTTTGGCTTCCGTGAAGTGGATTCCTCTGGTTGCGTTTTTTATTTGTTTGCTTCTTGTGTGAAGGTGATTTCTTTGCTTTGGGGAGATTTAACTGGATCTGCACAGGCGTTCGAGAGATGGGTGGCTCTGGTGCGTAATCGCAGCGGTAAGTTCCGGCCATCTGGTTTTCCCCACCGGCATTCAAAGTTTGAAGCAACGCCCGGTGGGAGATTCTCGTTCGACCATGACCAGAG TACCAAGACACCACACATGCGAGAATTGAGTCACAACTTAGTTAATGCAGAAACATGTGTCCAATCACCAGAAATGAGTTTGTGGGAAAGGCTAGGAAATGCTTCAAATTTGGACATTGAATCCAATGACTTCTCTTGGGATGCTCTTTCATCTCTGCATCATACAGAACATACCAGTAGTAGTGAACATTCTGAGGATGAAATGAACAAAGCTATGGAG GTGACTGTCAATTCAGGAGGTGTTGTTTTCTTTGCCTTATTCAACAGAACTGCCGATTCATCCTTAAATGAAGCAGCGGCGGTAATAAAGATTGCATCCTCAAGGCTGGCCACACAGTCAGAGCGCTTAGGTTATGAATTTGCAAAATGGATTGGTGTCGGTACGCCTCAG GCAAGAGTAATACATAATTCCAGTCCCGAGTGGCATCAGATTAAGGTCGCTACAGAAAATGCACGTGATGCAGCAGTTGCAGCTGGAGATGAAGTTGGTGAGCTAACTTGTTCAGAATTGTTGGAAGCTCTCGAATTAAGTCGATGCCTCTTCCTAATGAA TTATGTGCATGGATCACCACTTCTTGAGAGCTCAAATGTATTTCAAATGCGGGAAGCCGCTCTAAAAGCAGCAGGAGCACTAGGCAGAGTTTTGATGTTAGACCTCGTACTTAGAAATGAGGATCGACTCCCCTCTCGTCAGCTGGGGTGGCGCGGCAACTATGCAAATCTGTTAATTGCAGATAAG GTAACAAGGTTTCTACAGAGAGAGAGAAGATCAAACTCAACTAGTGGAATATCTGAGCCTCCGTGTCAGAGCTTGGATGAAGTTAATGAGGTTGGGGAAAGATCATTGAAGAAGGAAATTGTAAACGATGACAGGAAGAGTGAGTTCCATGTTGTGGCCATTGATTCTGGTGTCCCTCGACGACCTCCTGCAGGCAAACGAGCTAAAGATCAGGAACGATACCCAAAGCTTGTCGAATTGTTACTTAACAGTTTTGAGTACTCGTCGAGCCTGTTATATGAGCTATCGGGAGGTAGATTGGGACATCCTGGACCAGACGAGGGAGGTTCACAAAATGACTCATGCTCTTCCCTTGATGATAGAGACACAGAAGCAGCTGTTCATGAGTTCCGAGGAGGATTTCGTGCGGCTCTCAGGGATCTTCAGAGCATCCATGTATTCCTCCTTACTCTCTACCAGAAATTGGATGGCCTATTGCGCGTTTACCTCTCGATAATTAGTAAAAGCTCTGGAGAATCTGAAAGAGATGAGACAGGGACATTAGACTCCCCATCTCACTTGAGTGGATTTGCTTTAGGTACGCCCTCGCCTGCAATCAAGCATCAGATTGTAAATGATGTGGAATTAAACGACCCTTTGATGCAAAAATCAACTCCAAAATCTTCGCCCCCTGGATCACGAGGAAGTCCTGAATCTGCTTCTCCAATCTCAAGGGACTGGAATGGAAGAAACTTCAAAGGAAGTGAGGAGTCTCGTGGCCTTCGGTTGACAATGAAGCTTCGCGACTTTCACAAATTGGGAAAG GTAGATGCTGAGCTCAACAAAGAGATAGACCAGTGGAATGGACTGCTTCGCACCGATGTGGTTAAGTTTTGCCAGGAAAAGAATTTTAATACCGGATTCTTCGAAGGCAACGATAATAACATTGTTGTTGATGCATATGAGCTGAAG GTACGACTTGAACATATACTTGAAAGGATAGCTCTGATATCTGATGCAGCAAGTACTGAGAGGCCGTCGCTTGTTACTAGTAACCTGTTTGTTGGTGGTGCTCTTGCTGCAAGGTCCAAATACACCCTTCAGCACTTGGGCATTACTCATATTCTCTGTTTGTGTTCGAATGAGATTGGGCAATCAGATTCTCAATATCCCGACCTTTTTCAGTACAAGAACTTCTCC ataaGTGATGAAGAGGACACAGATATCAGTAATATCTTTGAGGAAGCTTCGGATTACATTGATTATGTTGAACGATATGGAGGAAAAGTTTTAGTTCACTGTTTTGAAGGAAAAAGTCGCAGTGCAACCGTCGTGCTCAGTTACTTGATGCTAAGAAA GGGTTACACTCTTTCAGAAGCTTGGAGCAAACTGAAGAGGGTTCATAAACGAGCCCAACCGAATGATGGATTTGCAAAAATCCTGCTAGATCTCGATAGAAGGATACACGGCAAAATATCTATGAATTGGCAGCACAAGAGGCCGGTGATGAAGGTGTGCCCCATCTGTGGAAAGAATGCTGGGTTGAGCACAAGCTCACTCAAGCTTCACCTCCAGAAGATCCACCGAAGCATCTCCACAGGGAGCGTTGATAGTGCAGTGATGATTGAGATACAGAAGGCCGTTGAGGCACTCAAGATTAGCCGCGGGAACAACATTAGCCCGAACAGGAAGCAGTTCACAGATAGACTTTAG
- the LOC121997656 gene encoding dual specificity protein phosphatase PHS1-like isoform X1, translating into MAEEERKEENPCPPIITPKESDGEKEYSLSSRVSMFGFREVDSSGCVFYLFASCVKVISLLWGDLTGSAQAFERWVALVRNRSGKFRPSGFPHRHSKFEATPGGRFSFDHDQSTKTPHMRELSHNLVNAETCVQSPEMSLWERLGNASNLDIESNDFSWDALSSLHHTEHTSSSEHSEDEMNKAMEVTVNSGGVVFFALFNRTADSSLNEAAAVIKIASSRLATQSERLGYEFAKWIGVGTPQARVIHNSSPEWHQIKVATENARDAAVAAGDEVGELTCSELLEALELSRCLFLMNYVHGSPLLESSNVFQMREAALKAAGALGRVLMLDLVLRNEDRLPSRQLGWRGNYANLLIADKVTSESIDAFYEDVFCASSYAPQVTRFLQRERRSNSTSGISEPPCQSLDEVNEVGERSLKKEIVNDDRKSEFHVVAIDSGVPRRPPAGKRAKDQERYPKLVELLLNSFEYSSSLLYELSGGRLGHPGPDEGGSQNDSCSSLDDRDTEAAVHEFRGGFRAALRDLQSIHVFLLTLYQKLDGLLRVYLSIISKSSGESERDETGTLDSPSHLSGFALGTPSPAIKHQIVNDVELNDPLMQKSTPKSSPPGSRGSPESASPISRDWNGRNFKGSEESRGLRLTMKLRDFHKLGKVDAELNKEIDQWNGLLRTDVVKFCQEKNFNTGFFEGNDNNIVVDAYELKVRLEHILERIALISDAASTERPSLVTSNLFVGGALAARSKYTLQHLGITHILCLCSNEIGQSDSQYPDLFQYKNFSISDEEDTDISNIFEEASDYIDYVERYGGKVLVHCFEGKSRSATVVLSYLMLRKGYTLSEAWSKLKRVHKRAQPNDGFAKILLDLDRRIHGKISMNWQHKRPVMKVCPICGKNAGLSTSSLKLHLQKIHRSISTGSVDSAVMIEIQKAVEALKISRGNNISPNRKQFTDRL; encoded by the exons ATGGCAGAAGAGGAGCGAAAGGAGGAAAACCCTTGCCCTCCCatcataaccccaaag GAAAGCGACGGGGAGAAAGAATACTCGCTCTCTTCTCGAGTAAGCATGTTTGGCTTCCGTGAAGTGGATTCCTCTGGTTGCGTTTTTTATTTGTTTGCTTCTTGTGTGAAGGTGATTTCTTTGCTTTGGGGAGATTTAACTGGATCTGCACAGGCGTTCGAGAGATGGGTGGCTCTGGTGCGTAATCGCAGCGGTAAGTTCCGGCCATCTGGTTTTCCCCACCGGCATTCAAAGTTTGAAGCAACGCCCGGTGGGAGATTCTCGTTCGACCATGACCAGAG TACCAAGACACCACACATGCGAGAATTGAGTCACAACTTAGTTAATGCAGAAACATGTGTCCAATCACCAGAAATGAGTTTGTGGGAAAGGCTAGGAAATGCTTCAAATTTGGACATTGAATCCAATGACTTCTCTTGGGATGCTCTTTCATCTCTGCATCATACAGAACATACCAGTAGTAGTGAACATTCTGAGGATGAAATGAACAAAGCTATGGAG GTGACTGTCAATTCAGGAGGTGTTGTTTTCTTTGCCTTATTCAACAGAACTGCCGATTCATCCTTAAATGAAGCAGCGGCGGTAATAAAGATTGCATCCTCAAGGCTGGCCACACAGTCAGAGCGCTTAGGTTATGAATTTGCAAAATGGATTGGTGTCGGTACGCCTCAG GCAAGAGTAATACATAATTCCAGTCCCGAGTGGCATCAGATTAAGGTCGCTACAGAAAATGCACGTGATGCAGCAGTTGCAGCTGGAGATGAAGTTGGTGAGCTAACTTGTTCAGAATTGTTGGAAGCTCTCGAATTAAGTCGATGCCTCTTCCTAATGAA TTATGTGCATGGATCACCACTTCTTGAGAGCTCAAATGTATTTCAAATGCGGGAAGCCGCTCTAAAAGCAGCAGGAGCACTAGGCAGAGTTTTGATGTTAGACCTCGTACTTAGAAATGAGGATCGACTCCCCTCTCGTCAGCTGGGGTGGCGCGGCAACTATGCAAATCTGTTAATTGCAGATAAGGTGACATCTGAAAGCATTGATGCATTTTACGAAGATGTTTTTTGTGCTAGTAGTTATGCCCCACAGGTAACAAGGTTTCTACAGAGAGAGAGAAGATCAAACTCAACTAGTGGAATATCTGAGCCTCCGTGTCAGAGCTTGGATGAAGTTAATGAGGTTGGGGAAAGATCATTGAAGAAGGAAATTGTAAACGATGACAGGAAGAGTGAGTTCCATGTTGTGGCCATTGATTCTGGTGTCCCTCGACGACCTCCTGCAGGCAAACGAGCTAAAGATCAGGAACGATACCCAAAGCTTGTCGAATTGTTACTTAACAGTTTTGAGTACTCGTCGAGCCTGTTATATGAGCTATCGGGAGGTAGATTGGGACATCCTGGACCAGACGAGGGAGGTTCACAAAATGACTCATGCTCTTCCCTTGATGATAGAGACACAGAAGCAGCTGTTCATGAGTTCCGAGGAGGATTTCGTGCGGCTCTCAGGGATCTTCAGAGCATCCATGTATTCCTCCTTACTCTCTACCAGAAATTGGATGGCCTATTGCGCGTTTACCTCTCGATAATTAGTAAAAGCTCTGGAGAATCTGAAAGAGATGAGACAGGGACATTAGACTCCCCATCTCACTTGAGTGGATTTGCTTTAGGTACGCCCTCGCCTGCAATCAAGCATCAGATTGTAAATGATGTGGAATTAAACGACCCTTTGATGCAAAAATCAACTCCAAAATCTTCGCCCCCTGGATCACGAGGAAGTCCTGAATCTGCTTCTCCAATCTCAAGGGACTGGAATGGAAGAAACTTCAAAGGAAGTGAGGAGTCTCGTGGCCTTCGGTTGACAATGAAGCTTCGCGACTTTCACAAATTGGGAAAG GTAGATGCTGAGCTCAACAAAGAGATAGACCAGTGGAATGGACTGCTTCGCACCGATGTGGTTAAGTTTTGCCAGGAAAAGAATTTTAATACCGGATTCTTCGAAGGCAACGATAATAACATTGTTGTTGATGCATATGAGCTGAAG GTACGACTTGAACATATACTTGAAAGGATAGCTCTGATATCTGATGCAGCAAGTACTGAGAGGCCGTCGCTTGTTACTAGTAACCTGTTTGTTGGTGGTGCTCTTGCTGCAAGGTCCAAATACACCCTTCAGCACTTGGGCATTACTCATATTCTCTGTTTGTGTTCGAATGAGATTGGGCAATCAGATTCTCAATATCCCGACCTTTTTCAGTACAAGAACTTCTCC ataaGTGATGAAGAGGACACAGATATCAGTAATATCTTTGAGGAAGCTTCGGATTACATTGATTATGTTGAACGATATGGAGGAAAAGTTTTAGTTCACTGTTTTGAAGGAAAAAGTCGCAGTGCAACCGTCGTGCTCAGTTACTTGATGCTAAGAAA GGGTTACACTCTTTCAGAAGCTTGGAGCAAACTGAAGAGGGTTCATAAACGAGCCCAACCGAATGATGGATTTGCAAAAATCCTGCTAGATCTCGATAGAAGGATACACGGCAAAATATCTATGAATTGGCAGCACAAGAGGCCGGTGATGAAGGTGTGCCCCATCTGTGGAAAGAATGCTGGGTTGAGCACAAGCTCACTCAAGCTTCACCTCCAGAAGATCCACCGAAGCATCTCCACAGGGAGCGTTGATAGTGCAGTGATGATTGAGATACAGAAGGCCGTTGAGGCACTCAAGATTAGCCGCGGGAACAACATTAGCCCGAACAGGAAGCAGTTCACAGATAGACTTTAG
- the LOC121997656 gene encoding dual specificity protein phosphatase PHS1-like isoform X4, translated as MAEEERKEENPCPPIITPKESDGEKEYSLSSRVSMFGFREVDSSGCVFYLFASCVKVISLLWGDLTGSAQAFERWVALVRNRSGKFRPSGFPHRHSKFEATPGGRFSFDHDQSTKTPHMRELSHNLVNAETCVQSPEMSLWERLGNASNLDIESNDFSWDALSSLHHTEHTSSSEHSEDEMNKAMEVTVNSGGVVFFALFNRTADSSLNEAAAVIKIASSRLATQSERLGYEFAKWIGVGTPQARVIHNSSPEWHQIKVATENARDAAVAAGDEVGELTCSELLEALELSRCLFLMNYVHGSPLLESSNVFQMREAALKAAGALGRVLMLDLVLRNEDRLPSRQLGWRGNYANLLIADKRERRSNSTSGISEPPCQSLDEVNEVGERSLKKEIVNDDRKSEFHVVAIDSGVPRRPPAGKRAKDQERYPKLVELLLNSFEYSSSLLYELSGGRLGHPGPDEGGSQNDSCSSLDDRDTEAAVHEFRGGFRAALRDLQSIHVFLLTLYQKLDGLLRVYLSIISKSSGESERDETGTLDSPSHLSGFALGTPSPAIKHQIVNDVELNDPLMQKSTPKSSPPGSRGSPESASPISRDWNGRNFKGSEESRGLRLTMKLRDFHKLGKVDAELNKEIDQWNGLLRTDVVKFCQEKNFNTGFFEGNDNNIVVDAYELKVRLEHILERIALISDAASTERPSLVTSNLFVGGALAARSKYTLQHLGITHILCLCSNEIGQSDSQYPDLFQYKNFSISDEEDTDISNIFEEASDYIDYVERYGGKVLVHCFEGKSRSATVVLSYLMLRKGYTLSEAWSKLKRVHKRAQPNDGFAKILLDLDRRIHGKISMNWQHKRPVMKVCPICGKNAGLSTSSLKLHLQKIHRSISTGSVDSAVMIEIQKAVEALKISRGNNISPNRKQFTDRL; from the exons ATGGCAGAAGAGGAGCGAAAGGAGGAAAACCCTTGCCCTCCCatcataaccccaaag GAAAGCGACGGGGAGAAAGAATACTCGCTCTCTTCTCGAGTAAGCATGTTTGGCTTCCGTGAAGTGGATTCCTCTGGTTGCGTTTTTTATTTGTTTGCTTCTTGTGTGAAGGTGATTTCTTTGCTTTGGGGAGATTTAACTGGATCTGCACAGGCGTTCGAGAGATGGGTGGCTCTGGTGCGTAATCGCAGCGGTAAGTTCCGGCCATCTGGTTTTCCCCACCGGCATTCAAAGTTTGAAGCAACGCCCGGTGGGAGATTCTCGTTCGACCATGACCAGAG TACCAAGACACCACACATGCGAGAATTGAGTCACAACTTAGTTAATGCAGAAACATGTGTCCAATCACCAGAAATGAGTTTGTGGGAAAGGCTAGGAAATGCTTCAAATTTGGACATTGAATCCAATGACTTCTCTTGGGATGCTCTTTCATCTCTGCATCATACAGAACATACCAGTAGTAGTGAACATTCTGAGGATGAAATGAACAAAGCTATGGAG GTGACTGTCAATTCAGGAGGTGTTGTTTTCTTTGCCTTATTCAACAGAACTGCCGATTCATCCTTAAATGAAGCAGCGGCGGTAATAAAGATTGCATCCTCAAGGCTGGCCACACAGTCAGAGCGCTTAGGTTATGAATTTGCAAAATGGATTGGTGTCGGTACGCCTCAG GCAAGAGTAATACATAATTCCAGTCCCGAGTGGCATCAGATTAAGGTCGCTACAGAAAATGCACGTGATGCAGCAGTTGCAGCTGGAGATGAAGTTGGTGAGCTAACTTGTTCAGAATTGTTGGAAGCTCTCGAATTAAGTCGATGCCTCTTCCTAATGAA TTATGTGCATGGATCACCACTTCTTGAGAGCTCAAATGTATTTCAAATGCGGGAAGCCGCTCTAAAAGCAGCAGGAGCACTAGGCAGAGTTTTGATGTTAGACCTCGTACTTAGAAATGAGGATCGACTCCCCTCTCGTCAGCTGGGGTGGCGCGGCAACTATGCAAATCTGTTAATTGCAGATAAG AGAGAGAGAAGATCAAACTCAACTAGTGGAATATCTGAGCCTCCGTGTCAGAGCTTGGATGAAGTTAATGAGGTTGGGGAAAGATCATTGAAGAAGGAAATTGTAAACGATGACAGGAAGAGTGAGTTCCATGTTGTGGCCATTGATTCTGGTGTCCCTCGACGACCTCCTGCAGGCAAACGAGCTAAAGATCAGGAACGATACCCAAAGCTTGTCGAATTGTTACTTAACAGTTTTGAGTACTCGTCGAGCCTGTTATATGAGCTATCGGGAGGTAGATTGGGACATCCTGGACCAGACGAGGGAGGTTCACAAAATGACTCATGCTCTTCCCTTGATGATAGAGACACAGAAGCAGCTGTTCATGAGTTCCGAGGAGGATTTCGTGCGGCTCTCAGGGATCTTCAGAGCATCCATGTATTCCTCCTTACTCTCTACCAGAAATTGGATGGCCTATTGCGCGTTTACCTCTCGATAATTAGTAAAAGCTCTGGAGAATCTGAAAGAGATGAGACAGGGACATTAGACTCCCCATCTCACTTGAGTGGATTTGCTTTAGGTACGCCCTCGCCTGCAATCAAGCATCAGATTGTAAATGATGTGGAATTAAACGACCCTTTGATGCAAAAATCAACTCCAAAATCTTCGCCCCCTGGATCACGAGGAAGTCCTGAATCTGCTTCTCCAATCTCAAGGGACTGGAATGGAAGAAACTTCAAAGGAAGTGAGGAGTCTCGTGGCCTTCGGTTGACAATGAAGCTTCGCGACTTTCACAAATTGGGAAAG GTAGATGCTGAGCTCAACAAAGAGATAGACCAGTGGAATGGACTGCTTCGCACCGATGTGGTTAAGTTTTGCCAGGAAAAGAATTTTAATACCGGATTCTTCGAAGGCAACGATAATAACATTGTTGTTGATGCATATGAGCTGAAG GTACGACTTGAACATATACTTGAAAGGATAGCTCTGATATCTGATGCAGCAAGTACTGAGAGGCCGTCGCTTGTTACTAGTAACCTGTTTGTTGGTGGTGCTCTTGCTGCAAGGTCCAAATACACCCTTCAGCACTTGGGCATTACTCATATTCTCTGTTTGTGTTCGAATGAGATTGGGCAATCAGATTCTCAATATCCCGACCTTTTTCAGTACAAGAACTTCTCC ataaGTGATGAAGAGGACACAGATATCAGTAATATCTTTGAGGAAGCTTCGGATTACATTGATTATGTTGAACGATATGGAGGAAAAGTTTTAGTTCACTGTTTTGAAGGAAAAAGTCGCAGTGCAACCGTCGTGCTCAGTTACTTGATGCTAAGAAA GGGTTACACTCTTTCAGAAGCTTGGAGCAAACTGAAGAGGGTTCATAAACGAGCCCAACCGAATGATGGATTTGCAAAAATCCTGCTAGATCTCGATAGAAGGATACACGGCAAAATATCTATGAATTGGCAGCACAAGAGGCCGGTGATGAAGGTGTGCCCCATCTGTGGAAAGAATGCTGGGTTGAGCACAAGCTCACTCAAGCTTCACCTCCAGAAGATCCACCGAAGCATCTCCACAGGGAGCGTTGATAGTGCAGTGATGATTGAGATACAGAAGGCCGTTGAGGCACTCAAGATTAGCCGCGGGAACAACATTAGCCCGAACAGGAAGCAGTTCACAGATAGACTTTAG